From a single Porites lutea chromosome 10, jaPorLute2.1, whole genome shotgun sequence genomic region:
- the LOC140949650 gene encoding limbic system-associated membrane protein-like, with protein sequence MAANISYNQGSPVNVSCIATGTPESDVAWINILNTQVMSSRIKKTYLTFSSISKADTGVYICRANNSAGSVEKALEITVKYPAVIQGLTSSTSMSCIGHTVTLTCKSDAFPIPTLTWYKPDGTNFNVVKATESTVLLTMNSSVDFGLYNCTADNGFGLACKTVYVGQIG encoded by the exons ATGGCAGCAAATATAAGTTACAATCAAGGGAGTCCAGTCAATGTAAGCTGTATTGCAACAGGGACACCGGAATCAGATGTGGCGTGGATCAATATCCTTAACACTCAAGTTATGAGCTCtagaataaaaaagacttatcTCACTTTCAGTTCGATAAGCAAGGCAGATACAGGAGTATACATATGTAGAGCCAACAATTCTGCAGGAAGCGTTGAAAAAGCACTTGAAATTACTGTTAAAT ATCCAGCCGTCATACAAGGTCTTACTTCGTCCACGTCAATGTCTTGCATTGGGCACACTGTAACGTTAACTTGCAAGTCAGATGCTTTTCCAATACCAACGCTCACCTGGTACAAGCCTGATGGAACTAACTTTAATGTGGTCAAAGCTACTGAGAGCACCGTTCTCTTGACAATGAATTCGAGTGTAGATTTTGGACTATATAACTGCACAGCTGATAATGGGTTCGGCCTGGCTTGCAAGACGGTGTATGTAGGGCAGATAGGTTAG